The region AAAGAAgacttattaaaataaaaaaagtagatctacgattaataatattatgggcggagagaagatgattttccggttaaccggaaaaatcttcttctcccacccttaatgcagaaaaatttcaaaaaaaaaagttgactTAAAAGTTGAATGCGggctaaaaaattataattccaCCGTTGGAAACGGCACATGAATAACGACACATGAATAACAACATAATAACCATATTActaaattaatgtttaaaaacagtTGAGGTACAATAACAGATTTAAAAGAGTGAATTTCAAAGCGCATGGGAGTTGAGTTGGTAAGGTGTTTTGaatgtgaaaaatttagaaatgTCATCTCATAATTGAGAACCTATTCAAAAGACCTCATAAATCTCttccaacaaaaaaaattgtttttaaaagagTTTGGAAAAATAGAAGACAGTCCAAATGCAAATTCCTCAAATAATAGATTAGATTGGatttaaattctaaaactaaaaaaatgtattaatgtgtttgtttaaattaagtaaataaaaagaGACATCCAATTTTAATGAGACATTTAATTAAATACCAAATCTACCTTAATAATCTTTCTCTAATTCTTTTGCTGACATACAAAAAAAGGAAAACTACTCAAAATGTCAAAGTAAAACCAAATCAGTCTAACCTTCAATTTATCAGCAAGCGACAATAGCAAGCAAGAAATTGTACAGAGAAAAagttaaaaaccaaaaatgaaaACTTTGTAAAAAACATGTCAATTAAGTCCTCCAACAATCACCAGAGTTGAAAAGTATCATTCTTCATCCACAAAGTTTccatcttttttattatttattatttttaaattcccTTTATTACGTTTTTTAATGTGTGTCCTTTTCTGTTCTTATCTGATTCATCTGTTTCTATAATGGGTCTTCCTTAGTTTCTTAGTGGAAATCAAATTCAGTTCCAAGTTTTaatctttttcaattttagtgCTTCAATTCTgatccttaaactttttttctaaGGGCCCAGTAACCAGTTGGGCAGGTAAAGTGATTGCTGAATTTTCTTTGTTGATCGGATAATTTGATTTCAAGTTGACTTTGGTATTGCTCTTATTGATTAATTTCTTACAAAGGTTTTTTCTTggaaatttgatgtttttaatttttgggttCAATTATTGTATTTGCTTTACTTGAGTTTGTTTGAACTGTTTATCTTTTGGATGCATATGTTGTTTTGTTTAAGTTTGTTGTCTGATCTCAATATTAAGTTATGTAAGAATTGCATTTCATCTTGTGTTTTTTGGTTTCTTATATTGACTTGAATCAATTGATGTTAGACTTAGATCTTGATTGATAGTTATTGTACAGTGTAACTATATGATCCTAAATTCTTTATGCATTTCTTATGTATATGATTGTGTCGATTATTTAGTTCGTCTTACGCACAAACACACGCACATATGTATAATCAAGAGCTATTAAGTGTTGTGGTAATATGTAGCTAGCTACTGAAGTTGTTGGATGGATTCTTTTTcgtttggtttttgatttttgtttgtcATTTATTATGTGTTTTCAGATAGAGATGGGTATATACTTGAGCACTCCGAAAACAGATAAGTTTTCTGAGGATGGTGAGAATGATAAGCTCAGATTTGGTCTGTCATCCATGCAAGGTTGGCGGGCTACAATGGAAGATGCTGTGAGTAATTAATTCAACATATTGTCGATCTGTATGCAATTAACATTTAAGTCCAAGTCCTGGAAAATTTGGTGCTAAATTTTCATGTTGTGTAGCTTAGAATATGCATTTGATTCATTGTTATAGTGATGATACTATGTGGAATCTTTGTTATGATATAATATGAGGACTGTGATAAAGTTTCATATGCTGTTCTCATTTGTCCCTTTAAGTGAGATAGGAGAGGAATAAATCTTTCGATCGTCTTTGATATGTGTAGGGCTATGGCTCTTCATTTATAGTTCGTGTGTGTTCCTCTTGTGCATGCTGATTGTCTGATCTAGAGATAGTAATTGAAACTTTAGGAAATGTTAAATTACTTGAAGCATTTCAGTTCATTTTCTTCATTAACTAGATAATTATGTCAAGTTCATTGTTATTGTTTTTCTATTCTTGCTTAGCATGCTGCGCTCCCTGATCTGGATGCTACCACTTCATTCTTTGGTGTTTATGATGGCCATGGAGGTAAGAATTCAAAGGTTTAGGAATTTGTGTATGACATAAAATAGTGTGCTTTCACCTAGTAATTGTTCCATTTTAAGACTGCTAACGATGTTTTGGTGGCCTGTAGGTAAAGTAGTTGCAAAGTTCTGTGCTAAGTTTCTTCATCAGCAGGTTCTCAAGAGTGAAACATATTTAGCTGGAGATATTGGAACTTCTCTGCAGAAAGCTTTTTTCAGGTTGCTTTGCTTCATTAATTTAGTGAAGGATCCTCCTATTTACTCTCTTTTTTCTGAATTCTCCTCGTCTTTCTGTTTAAATGGGACATTAGGTCATGATTGTAAAAGGAAACTAGTTTTCTTTCTTGATATCGACAATATCAtataatcataatatttttttataaaattttgattatgtAATTTCTTTTGTACATGGTGTTAAATTCGTTAGCTTGGAAACTTTAACGATTTTCATCAATGTGGCATCATGTAGATTTTAGGATTTATATATCATTTGTTATCTCTGCTTATTCAAAATCTATTGAAGGTAGAAAGGATGGTGTAAGCCATTTAAAATAATGCATCGGAAATGCTCATAATCTCATTGTTTCTTTCAGAATGGATGAGATGATGCGTGGGCAAAGAGGATGGCGTGAATTGGCTGTTTTGGGTGACAAAATAAACAAGTTTACTGGTATGATAGAAGGGCTGATATGGTCTCCAAGGGGTAGTAGTGATAGTAATGATCAACCTGATGATTGGGCTTTCGAAGAGGTACTTGTATAAATTAAGTAATTAGCTTATTCTCGTGGTTGCAGAGCTTGTAACATTCTTTCAATCATAATTCATGGATTACTTACTGTCATTTTCTCTGATTTTGGTCAACAGGGCCCCCACTCTGATTTCCCTGGGCCAACTTCTGGGTGCACAGCTTGTGTTGCAATTATTAGGAACAGCCAACTCGTGGTATCGAATGCTGGAGATTCTAGATGTGTCATATCTAGAAAGGGTCAGGTATTTTTCTGTTTCCAGGAAACAATTTGGTCTTCTCGAGATTGCTTGAAAAAGATGGCACTCCTCCTGTGCAGTAGTTAGTAGCTTGGAACTCTTTCCATGCATGCCCAATTAGCTGTTCATCCAGTTGTAAGATGTGCAGCTGGCTGCAGTATACGTTAATGTGGACATAGATCCGGTTCCTATTCTTTCTTCTCTGGAATCCGTGAAGCTACATTTTCCAACAAATTTTATTCCATTGATTTTACTATGATTTCTTTCTTGTAGGCATATAATCTGTCTAGAGATCACAAACCTGATCTTGAAGCTGAGAGAGACAGGATTCTAAAGGCCGGTGGTTTCATACATGCAGGACGGGTGAACGGGAGTTTAAATCTTGCAAGGGCAATAGGtatttaacttttctttataatttctTAGCACACCGCTCATTTTCTTCATTGTTAGATTTTAAAGTTTTGGGTTTTAATGTCTTGCCCATACATTAGTGCCTGCTGATCTCTTAATTTCATGAGTAGGATTCTTCAATTGGTGTCTGGATTTCCTATGGAAATGGTTTCTAGTTTCTACCAATAAGCACAACTATGAGAACTTAAGCGTTAGcatcttttcatattttttctgtGCAATGCAGGTGACATGGAATTCAAGCAGAACAAATTTTTGCCTGCTGAAAAGCAAATTGTAACAGCCAATCCAGATATTAACACAGTACGGGCATTTTTTTATGCAATCTGCAATTAGATGGATCATGGATCTTGTGCATTATCCATTTCAATCTAGTGTTTTAGGATATGCATTTCTGGATGCAcctaaatattttctattttttcttcgGTATCTGCTTGTTAAAATGCATGGAATTTTTTGTTGTTTATATATTATGTTTCActctttaatttcttttctaTTCCCTTAACTAGGTTGAGCTTTGTGACGATGATGAATTCATGGTGTTAGCATGTGATGGAATATGGTATGCATCTAATGCTATAATGTTAATCTCTGTATATTTTGCTGATGAACTTGAGCACCCAATTGAACTGAATGCTAAAACTTTCTTGAATAATTTAAGTttacttttaataatttcaGGGACTGTTTGTCAAGCCAGCAGTTAGTAGATTTCATTCATGAGCAATTCAAGACAGTAAGTACATGTTGACATGTTCGGTTTTTACTGGTTCTATTTTCTCCATTTCcacttttaatttgtttttcaacAAGTTTGAACTCGTAATCAACTTCCGGCAGATGTGTAATTAGCATAGTGTGTGTGGGTGTGGGAGCAATAATATTTGCTAACTAGTCTAAATCATCGATCCTGATAAATGATTGTTACTAAATTGGAAAAATATAGGAAAGCAAACTCTCCGTAGTATGTGAGAGAGTACTCGATAGGTGTTTGGCGCCGTCAACAGCTGGGGGCGAAGGTTGCGACAACATGACGATGATCTTGGTACAGTTCAAGAAACCTATCCAGCAGATCGCCTCCGCCGACCAACAATCCTCACAAGCTGAATCTGCCGCGGCTGAATCTAGACCACAAGAAAATGAATCAAATTAGCAAGCTGCTGTTTTCTGTTGATATATCGGATGCAATCGTGCAACCCTGACTGGAAGGATGCGAGTCTGTCGAGACTCGAGTTTGTAGATGGTTTAACgttaaatataaagaaaatattgTTCTATATATATTAGTGTGTGCTTTACGTTTGAAACAAATTATCCCATTATCCAACCATGTATAGCTTTTTGATAACAGTGTTTATCATGGCAATGATGATTACTTCATTTGGCATGATATCTTGGGAGAATGTTGCTTCATCATTTGTAATGTCTTATGCTTATTGTTTTCAAAGTTTtctatagataaaaataaaataattgcagctgttttttttattaataaaatttagtttttttatgaacggacttgaatttatttaataaattaattttagggaagattaggataatactctattttttaaaataatttgatttcctatctcaataaagaaaagatagagaaaatacctcaaaagtctaatgcttttatttttttactctaaaacatgtttatattataattatacctactttctattaattttttactctaagtaaCTCATGTAACAGTTGTCATATTTTTACatttccctctctttttctttctctcctctttcctcttctttttcttcttcttcttcttcccctgtgttttttttcttcgtcaaatttcttcttcttcttctttatttctttttttcttctccatttttctttcttcGCCGTTCCTTCATCgattcgccgccgtttcttcatTGCTTCACCGTCGCTACATTATtcattcataatttattttttctttaattcatggtgattattgcgattttttaacattcaaatataaataaattactcttgaatttttttcaattttaaatctaaaaatctgcatgaaaaaatgatattatgatgaaaaaacgattttctgcacaaaaaactattttctgcacaaaaaacgattttctgcaaaaaaaacagcatctgattatcatatgattatcataacactgcagaaaaaaaaatataaaaaaaatctctgattatcatatgagtatcatcactgtattatcacgttgttatcataacactgcattaAGAatgattttctacaaaaaaattgattatcgtgttgttatcactgtattatcatctcgttatcataatataatcatatgatatcaagatgataatgtattattgtatctaaatgataatgttatgacaacaacataataataaaattatgataacagtatgataatatgatacctatatgaaaaaaattacataaaaattatgataacgagatgataatgtgaagaaaatagtatgataatgaagtataataaggtcatattatcatactattatcatcacattatcatctcgctATCAtaatgttttgtaattttttttcatacaggtatcatattatcataatattatctttatattatcatctcattatcataatttttctgtaatttttttacatataggtatcatattatcatactattatcataactttattattttattattatctggttatcataccggtgtcatgaatctttttgttattctattttcaagtacgttatcatctagttatcataaccttatcataatttattatcatctaattatcatactccagtgttatgataacgacatgataatcaaacactattttatcatacattatcatagatgTTATCTGTAAtgccccaaaatatttaagtatttaattggatcacgtgtccagtgttgcatcgccggagtagcgatatcggaaggatttccgagaaattaagataagtataaaattttagcaggacggttttgaaaaagattattgcgaggaatttaatattatattccaattctaaagttagaattggaattagaaaagaaaaaatgttaagaaagtcgcaaaataaagtacagggactaaaatggtaatttaaccatataagatccgaagggatattattttgccaaagcccgcgaaatattttatagtatatgtggtaaaagtttcgggtcaatcggagaccttttgaaatttggacgcggatgcgtttgggttaaattgcaacttttgagaagtttaagggcgaaagtgtaaattagccaattaagcctcgagaatagaaattaaaggattattgacggaaaataataattttgggttagtattatttatttgaatataaataatacataaataattaagttaaaaggataatttaaccattgggttaaattagaaagttaaaaggagaattggtttaagttaaagaaatgaaggatcaaaatagACAATTAGCCAATTATGTATATATGAATTGGtaaggaatcagatgattccagatGAAAGGGGAAGGAGCAGAAGGAAAATGGCGATCGAtacgttccgccgccgtttcgccgtttctcgctcaaatcgcgagttctttatatcgattcgttcagaattcgattctctatcatcgctaagcttcaaatcgaggtaagcttgacgtttttattatgagaattgataaataagggttatttcgttttaacgaatcaaacgaatcgtaatcgcgtttctattggcgtttttgatgaaatttgaagtggttattaatggaaatcatgttagaatcgactttggacgtttaagcacgtcggaaatggcccggggaatgaaccccggggctgcacatcgacaaccgtttgctgcacgaacgtgcagtacatgttcgtgtagcatactgcacgaacgtgcagtacacgttcgtgtagcatactgcacgaacgtgtagcacacgttcgtgtatgCAGTGtacgatcgtgcagcgtactgcacgaacgtgcagcatacgatcgtgcagcgtactgcacgaacgtgcagtacgctgctgcacgaacgtgcagtccttcgccgAGTGAGGATTCCTGATTTTGGCtttctgggccctgacgcgacgcagaaaatcgatttcaaacaatttcaagtcgtgtaatcaatcgtgattcgattgaatatcaaaacgtaaactaggacgtttaaaagagaagtgtgattaagagattatcaaagttaagaatcgtatttgaaatacgattatgttaacctaagtttataacttagggttttgatactaagtcaacgtttatgaattaaacgtacagatTATTCGGATAAGTAACTGACTTATTGACGAGCTACTAGACGGACAAGCTACAATAACTAATGGATCAAACGATGCATGGGGCTCGTGTTCATGGGATCCTTATGATGTTAttatttggatagcggtcacggtgagtggcaaatttactttcatgtattatatatataaagttattttgtatagatatacatatactgtttatacgcatcgcatgttatataattgattgaaaggtTATATGCtttcttaatttctatatacgagaactagtatacgatccgaagaaactagctacctattgggtgtcaataggctgtgtgatcaccagtatcgagtcagtctagtgtgtttgcatttgagaaatgatgtgacacagctgggagctgatgatgattatgaaatttacgattgggtatatgattttgatacgagtgagcactcggctacggtgtagtctggagtccccgtatctagtggctgggccaccagcgagttggactcgcaattgatatttacgattgggttgaatgatatatgattattcgagagatgtgtcgcatgctaggatattagtttcgtacggatcaaa is a window of Mercurialis annua linkage group LG2, ddMerAnnu1.2, whole genome shotgun sequence DNA encoding:
- the LOC126669176 gene encoding probable protein phosphatase 2C 60 isoform X1, translated to MYNQELLSVVIEMGIYLSTPKTDKFSEDGENDKLRFGLSSMQGWRATMEDAHAALPDLDATTSFFGVYDGHGGKVVAKFCAKFLHQQVLKSETYLAGDIGTSLQKAFFRMDEMMRGQRGWRELAVLGDKINKFTGMIEGLIWSPRGSSDSNDQPDDWAFEEGPHSDFPGPTSGCTACVAIIRNSQLVVSNAGDSRCVISRKGQAYNLSRDHKPDLEAERDRILKAGGFIHAGRVNGSLNLARAIGDMEFKQNKFLPAEKQIVTANPDINTVELCDDDEFMVLACDGIWDCLSSQQLVDFIHEQFKTESKLSVVCERVLDRCLAPSTAGGEGCDNMTMILVQFKKPIQQIASADQQSSQAESAAAESRPQENESN
- the LOC126669176 gene encoding probable protein phosphatase 2C 60 isoform X2: MGIYLSTPKTDKFSEDGENDKLRFGLSSMQGWRATMEDAHAALPDLDATTSFFGVYDGHGGKVVAKFCAKFLHQQVLKSETYLAGDIGTSLQKAFFRMDEMMRGQRGWRELAVLGDKINKFTGMIEGLIWSPRGSSDSNDQPDDWAFEEGPHSDFPGPTSGCTACVAIIRNSQLVVSNAGDSRCVISRKGQAYNLSRDHKPDLEAERDRILKAGGFIHAGRVNGSLNLARAIGDMEFKQNKFLPAEKQIVTANPDINTVELCDDDEFMVLACDGIWDCLSSQQLVDFIHEQFKTESKLSVVCERVLDRCLAPSTAGGEGCDNMTMILVQFKKPIQQIASADQQSSQAESAAAESRPQENESN